Proteins encoded in a region of the Synechococcus sp. BIOS-U3-1 genome:
- a CDS encoding phycobilisome linker polypeptide: MRLFKVTACIPSPEKVRTQRELQNTFFTKWVPYNSWFAEQQRIQKQGGRIIKVELCTGGQQVNVGN; encoded by the coding sequence ATGCGGTTGTTCAAAGTCACCGCTTGCATCCCCAGCCCTGAGAAGGTGCGGACGCAGCGCGAATTGCAGAACACTTTCTTTACCAAGTGGGTTCCTTACAACAGCTGGTTCGCTGAACAACAGCGCATCCAGAAGCAGGGTGGTCGCATCATCAAGGTGGAACTCTGCACCGGCGGGCAACAAGTCAACGTCGGGAACTAA
- a CDS encoding cytochrome c biogenesis CcdA family protein has protein sequence MLNHALQQPGPLSLGAVLVVGALTSLGPCSLSLLPVTLAYLAGFESEQPGWKRSLAFCGGIVGALVMLGSLSGLLGGIYGQVPGLIPTLVALLAVVMGLNLLGVVRLPLPAGPDPNAWSRKVPAPLAPIAAGLAFGLAASPCTTPVLAVLLGWIASSGNAITGLLYLSSFGIGQVLPLLLAGSMAASLPKLMAMRSISQWIPSISGVVLLTIGTLTLLTRLV, from the coding sequence CTGCTGAATCATGCACTCCAGCAGCCTGGACCACTCAGTCTTGGTGCCGTTTTGGTCGTTGGTGCCCTCACCAGTCTTGGACCGTGCTCCCTGTCACTGCTGCCGGTAACACTGGCCTACCTCGCCGGATTTGAAAGCGAACAACCTGGTTGGAAACGCAGCCTTGCTTTCTGCGGAGGCATCGTCGGGGCTCTGGTGATGCTGGGCAGCTTGAGCGGGCTGCTGGGAGGTATTTACGGGCAGGTGCCTGGACTCATTCCCACTCTGGTGGCCTTGCTGGCTGTGGTGATGGGGCTCAATCTGCTTGGTGTCGTGCGGCTGCCCCTGCCAGCAGGTCCCGATCCCAATGCATGGAGTCGCAAGGTGCCCGCACCGCTGGCGCCAATTGCGGCTGGTCTGGCATTCGGCCTTGCGGCTTCTCCATGCACCACCCCGGTGTTGGCAGTTTTATTGGGCTGGATTGCCAGCAGTGGCAATGCAATCACAGGCTTGCTTTATCTCAGCAGCTTTGGAATCGGCCAGGTGCTGCCGTTGCTGCTTGCGGGGAGCATGGCGGCGTCGCTTCCCAAGCTCATGGCGATGCGCTCGATCAGTCAGTGGATCCCCAGCATCAGTGGTGTCGTGCTACTCACGATCGGCACGCTCACCCTGCTGACGAGGCTGGTCTAA
- a CDS encoding allophycocyanin has product MSIVSNSIINADAEARYLSPGELDQIKAFVSGGQRRLRVAQVLSESRERIVKTAGGQLFQKRPDVISPGGNAYGEAMTATCLRDMDYYLRLVTYGVVAGDVTPIEEIGVIGARELYRSLGTPLEAMAEAVREMKTVAMGILSGADAEEAGFYFDYVVGALA; this is encoded by the coding sequence ATGAGCATCGTCTCCAACTCGATCATCAACGCGGACGCCGAAGCCCGCTATCTGAGTCCAGGAGAACTGGACCAGATCAAGGCGTTCGTCAGCGGAGGCCAACGTCGCCTGCGAGTCGCTCAGGTTCTCAGCGAGAGCCGTGAGCGCATCGTTAAGACTGCAGGTGGACAGCTCTTTCAGAAGCGCCCTGATGTCATCTCTCCTGGCGGCAATGCCTACGGAGAAGCCATGACCGCAACATGTCTGCGGGATATGGATTACTACCTCCGTCTCGTGACCTACGGCGTCGTCGCTGGTGACGTGACCCCGATCGAAGAGATCGGAGTGATTGGAGCCCGTGAGCTCTACCGATCACTCGGCACTCCCCTCGAGGCCATGGCAGAAGCCGTTCGTGAGATGAAAACGGTGGCAATGGGCATCCTTAGTGGTGCTGATGCCGAAGAAGCCGGCTTCTACTTCGACTACGTGGTGGGCGCTCTCGCCTGA
- a CDS encoding FtsW/RodA/SpoVE family cell cycle protein yields MSKRSRSSRQGTLRERQKTASESKPLWERCLPLDWSLWPAEARLLLTLTAIWSLAGLLVLASASWWVAAREQGEGAYYVKRQLVWMAASWSLMSFTASINLRRWLKLAGPALWIGCLLIAATLVMGTTVNGASRWLVIGPIQIQPSELVKPFVVLQAANLFAHWKRTGLDQKLLWLGSFGILVLLILKQPNLSTAALSGLLIWLMAFSAGLPLFQLFGTAIGGALLGTASILINEYQRLRVISFLNPWKDPQGDGYQLIQSLLAIGSGGIFGQGFGLSTQKLQYLPIQSTDFIFAVYAEEFGLVGSLLLLLFLMLIGYLGLRVALRCRSNQARLVAIGCAALLVGQSLMNVAVASGAMPTTGLPLPLVSYGGNSLLSSLMIVGLLIRCSLESTGLIGGRGQAQRLVSDRRRPRPNR; encoded by the coding sequence ATCTCCAAAAGGAGTCGATCCTCACGTCAGGGCACCCTGCGGGAACGTCAAAAGACTGCGTCTGAATCCAAGCCTCTCTGGGAGCGTTGTCTCCCGCTTGACTGGTCACTCTGGCCTGCTGAAGCCCGTCTGCTGCTCACACTCACGGCCATTTGGAGCCTGGCTGGTCTGTTAGTGCTCGCATCAGCCAGCTGGTGGGTTGCGGCCCGAGAACAAGGAGAGGGTGCTTATTACGTCAAAAGGCAGCTGGTTTGGATGGCAGCCAGCTGGAGCCTGATGTCATTCACCGCATCGATCAATCTGCGGCGCTGGCTGAAACTCGCGGGGCCCGCACTCTGGATTGGCTGCCTGTTGATCGCAGCGACCCTTGTCATGGGAACCACCGTGAATGGAGCCAGCCGATGGCTGGTGATCGGCCCGATTCAAATTCAGCCTTCCGAGCTCGTGAAACCGTTTGTAGTGCTCCAAGCAGCAAACCTCTTCGCACACTGGAAACGGACTGGGCTCGATCAGAAACTGCTGTGGCTCGGGAGTTTCGGGATTCTGGTGTTACTGATTCTCAAGCAACCCAACCTGAGCACTGCTGCCTTAAGTGGCCTTCTGATCTGGCTGATGGCCTTTTCAGCAGGATTGCCACTCTTCCAACTGTTCGGAACGGCAATTGGAGGAGCACTACTGGGCACGGCCAGCATCCTGATTAATGAATATCAGCGTCTACGCGTGATCTCCTTTCTGAATCCCTGGAAGGATCCGCAGGGTGATGGATACCAACTGATTCAAAGCTTGCTGGCGATCGGCTCGGGCGGAATTTTCGGCCAAGGATTTGGGCTCTCCACCCAGAAACTTCAATATCTGCCGATTCAGAGCACCGACTTCATCTTTGCGGTCTACGCCGAAGAATTTGGACTGGTGGGGTCCTTGCTACTGCTTCTCTTCCTAATGTTGATAGGCTATTTGGGGCTGCGCGTTGCCCTCCGATGCCGAAGCAATCAGGCCAGGCTCGTTGCCATCGGTTGCGCGGCACTCCTTGTAGGCCAGTCGCTGATGAACGTGGCAGTGGCATCGGGAGCGATGCCGACCACCGGGCTGCCACTGCCGCTGGTGAGCTACGGAGGCAACTCACTGCTCTCAAGTCTGATGATCGTTGGACTTCTGATCCGCTGCTCTCTGGAATCCACAGGGTTGATCGGTGGGCGGGGCCAAGCTCAACGACTGGTATCTGATCGACGCCGTCCACGTCCAAATCGATAG
- the apcB gene encoding allophycocyanin subunit beta: MQDAITNVINKSDVQGLYLDTASMTNLESYFASGELRVKAAATISANASAIIRDAVAKALLYSDITRPGGNMYTTRRYAACIRDLDYYLRYSTYAMLAGDTSILDERVLNGLKETYNSLGVPIGATVQAIQAMKEVTASLVGPDAGQEMGVYFDYICSGLGN, encoded by the coding sequence ATGCAAGACGCGATCACCAACGTCATCAACAAGTCCGACGTCCAAGGTCTCTACCTGGATACGGCATCCATGACCAACCTCGAGAGCTACTTCGCCAGCGGTGAGCTGCGCGTGAAGGCTGCCGCAACAATCAGTGCGAATGCTTCCGCCATCATTCGCGACGCTGTGGCTAAGGCGCTGTTGTACTCGGACATCACCCGTCCTGGCGGCAACATGTACACCACCCGCCGCTATGCAGCCTGTATCCGTGATCTGGATTACTACCTGCGCTACTCCACCTACGCCATGCTCGCCGGCGACACCTCCATTCTCGACGAGCGAGTCCTTAACGGTCTGAAAGAGACCTACAATTCCCTTGGTGTCCCGATTGGAGCAACAGTGCAGGCCATTCAGGCCATGAAGGAAGTCACCGCATCCCTGGTCGGCCCTGATGCAGGACAGGAAATGGGTGTGTACTTCGACTACATCTGTTCCGGTCTCGGCAACTGA